Proteins found in one Acidobacteriota bacterium genomic segment:
- the lipB gene encoding lipoyl(octanoyl) transferase LipB, whose product MRKVQVRRLGRIGYADALELQQRLVEERRRGEIEDQLLLLEHPPVITLGVKVRNDRSHVLASPERLATLGVELHETGRGGDVTYHGPGQVVGYPIVDLRPDRCDVHAYVRDLEEVMIRAARTFGVEATRVAGLTGIWVGNEKLAAIGVRISRWVTSHGFAFNVNTDLSHFALIVPCGINDRGVTSLAKLLGRAVPMAEVEDALEVAAREVFEG is encoded by the coding sequence ATGCGTAAGGTCCAGGTTCGCCGCCTCGGCCGCATCGGCTACGCCGACGCGCTCGAGCTGCAGCAGCGGCTCGTCGAGGAACGCCGGCGCGGCGAGATCGAGGACCAGTTGCTCCTGCTCGAGCATCCGCCGGTCATTACTCTCGGCGTGAAGGTGCGGAACGACCGCAGCCACGTGCTCGCCTCGCCTGAGCGTCTCGCGACGCTTGGCGTCGAGCTGCACGAGACGGGGCGCGGAGGCGACGTCACCTATCACGGTCCCGGACAGGTCGTCGGCTATCCGATTGTCGATCTCAGGCCTGACCGCTGCGACGTCCACGCTTACGTGCGTGACCTCGAGGAAGTGATGATCCGCGCGGCTCGCACGTTCGGCGTTGAAGCCACGCGCGTGGCGGGCCTGACCGGAATCTGGGTCGGCAACGAGAAACTGGCGGCCATCGGTGTGCGCATCTCCCGATGGGTCACCAGCCACGGCTTTGCCTTCAACGTGAATACCGACCTCTCGCACTTCGCCCTCATCGTCCCCTGCGGCATCAACGACCGTGGCGTGACGTCGCTGGCGAAGCTCCTTGGCCGGGCCGTGCCAATGGCTGAGGTTGAAGACGCCCTGGAAGTGGCGGCGCGAGAAGTATTTGAAGGATAA
- a CDS encoding sigma-70 family RNA polymerase sigma factor: protein MRDQTAERELIERIQAGDQAAVSSLVQVYGPRIHQLALRYVKNWEDAEEVAQDVLLKVSRKISAFRGDSALSSWIYRITFNTAMSRLRAQRTRQKADAAAAAEAESAAVTPHSPDEIPTREPVDWSSMADDDLLRVEMRAKLVEGLKKLPEVYRVPVLLRDIQGLSTEEAAAVLRVKSQTLKSRLHRGRLILRQHLSDFAGGLALHRH from the coding sequence ATGCGGGATCAGACGGCCGAGCGCGAATTAATCGAACGTATCCAGGCTGGTGACCAGGCGGCGGTGTCGTCGCTAGTGCAGGTTTACGGCCCCCGGATCCACCAGCTGGCCCTGCGTTATGTCAAGAACTGGGAGGACGCCGAGGAGGTCGCGCAGGACGTGCTCCTGAAGGTCTCGCGCAAGATCAGCGCATTCCGGGGGGATTCCGCGCTGTCGTCCTGGATCTACCGCATCACGTTCAACACGGCGATGTCGCGGTTGCGCGCGCAGCGCACCAGGCAGAAGGCGGATGCCGCCGCCGCGGCTGAAGCCGAGTCCGCGGCCGTCACACCCCACTCGCCCGACGAGATTCCCACGCGCGAGCCCGTCGACTGGTCCTCGATGGCCGACGACGACCTGCTCCGGGTGGAGATGAGAGCCAAGCTTGTCGAGGGCCTGAAGAAACTGCCCGAGGTGTATCGCGTTCCGGTCCTGCTTCGCGACATCCAGGGTCTCTCGACGGAGGAAGCGGCGGCGGTGCTCCGCGTCAAGTCGCAGACTCTGAAGTCGCGGCTCCATCGCGGACGTCTGATTCTGCGCCAGCATCTTTCGGATTTCGCAGGCGGTCTGGCGCTGCACCGGCACTGA